The DNA region CGCGCCTGGATCAGGGCGGCGCTGTCGGTGGGCTGGGTGGCGCAGCCGGCAAGGCCGAGCCCGAGGCCGGCCAGCACCAGCAAAGTGCGGGGGGCCATGCTGCGAGGAACGGGCGCGCTCATTGCCGCACCTCCGGATAGCTGTAGCCCCAGCTGTTGCCGGTGCTTGTGCCGAGCGACCCGGCGGGGACCGGCGGGACGGCGGACGGTGCGGGATGGCTGGAGCCGCTCATGCTGGAGCCGCCCGTGGTGGAGTTGGGCGCGGGCAGCGTGCCGAGCGTCGAGCCGCTGTAGGCCGGCGCGCCGTTCGGCGCGGCATTGGGCGCCATCGCCGATTGCGGCCGGTTCGGGGTGACGGACTCGCGGACGGCCGCGGCGGCCTGCTGGGTCACGGCGCGCTGCGAGGTGACCGTGGCCAGCTCGGCATCGACGCGGGCCTCCTCGGCAAGGCGGCGGGCGCGGGTGCGTTCGTCGGCGCGCATCGCCTTGTCGGCGGCGGCCAGCTTGTCGCGGGCGCTCTGCAGGGCGACCGGGGCATACTGCAGGGCGTTGGCGCGCTCCGCCTCCTGCACCGCCTGGGAGGCGGCGCCGAGCTGTGCGGTGGGCGGCGGCACGTCGGAGGCGCAGGCGGCCATGCCGAGCGCCGCCGACAGGACGGCGGCGGCACGCCACCGGTTCGTCGTTGCGAAATTGCGGGTCATCGCAGTGGATCCTTTCGGAAACGGCTCATGCCGAACATCCTGGCCGACGCTCCTGGCCGCAAGGCCATGTCCGTTCGGGTTGTTCGCGCCTCCAACGCGCAAGCCTGCCAGAAGGTTCCACGGTGGTTCGACTACCG from Azospirillum ramasamyi includes:
- a CDS encoding DUF4398 domain-containing protein, which produces MTRNFATTNRWRAAAVLSAALGMAACASDVPPPTAQLGAASQAVQEAERANALQYAPVALQSARDKLAAADKAMRADERTRARRLAEEARVDAELATVTSQRAVTQQAAAAVRESVTPNRPQSAMAPNAAPNGAPAYSGSTLGTLPAPNSTTGGSSMSGSSHPAPSAVPPVPAGSLGTSTGNSWGYSYPEVRQ